From the genome of Brevibacterium sp. JSBI002, one region includes:
- the rplS gene encoding 50S ribosomal protein L19, producing MQKLDVVDAASLKSDVPEFRPGDTLNVHVKVIEGSRSRIQVFKGIVIRRQGDGVRETFTVRKISFGVGVERTFPVHSPNVDKIEVLTRGAVRRAKLYYLRELRGKAARIREKA from the coding sequence ATGCAGAAGCTCGATGTTGTAGATGCAGCCTCGCTGAAGTCTGACGTTCCCGAATTCCGTCCGGGCGACACCCTCAACGTTCACGTCAAGGTGATCGAAGGTTCGCGCTCGCGTATCCAGGTCTTCAAGGGAATCGTCATCCGTCGCCAGGGCGACGGCGTTCGCGAGACCTTCACCGTCCGTAAGATCAGCTTCGGCGTCGGTGTGGAGCGTACCTTCCCGGTGCACTCGCCCAACGTCGACAAGATCGAGGTCCTCACCCGCGGCGCCGTGCGCCGTGCGAAGCTGTACTACCTGCGCGAACTGCGCGGCAAGGCTGCTCGTATCCGCGAAAAGGCCTGA
- the trmD gene encoding tRNA (guanosine(37)-N1)-methyltransferase TrmD, giving the protein MSIDVVSIFPEYLTGLQLSLIGKAVDRGQLSLGVHDLRDFTFDRHNTVDDSPYGGGAGMVMKAEPWALALEHILAERGSAAKGEGAESAQSAGAAAGDKPTLIVPSPAGQVFDQRIAEDLAARDHLVFACGRYEGIDQRVIDWAGEHFDLLPMSIGDYVLNGGEVASMVMIEAVSRLIPGVIGNPESLTEESHEDGLLEYPIYTKPANWRGREVPEILLSGNHAAIARWRRDRRLERTADVRPDLLEKLDDLSRDDLAALERFESERSTVTE; this is encoded by the coding sequence ATGTCGATCGATGTCGTGTCGATCTTCCCCGAATACCTCACCGGACTGCAGCTCTCGCTCATCGGCAAAGCCGTCGACCGTGGTCAGCTGAGCCTCGGCGTCCACGACCTGCGGGACTTCACCTTCGACCGGCACAACACGGTCGATGACTCGCCCTACGGTGGGGGAGCGGGAATGGTCATGAAAGCCGAACCCTGGGCGCTGGCTCTCGAGCACATCCTCGCGGAACGCGGCAGCGCTGCGAAGGGTGAAGGTGCGGAAAGTGCTCAGAGTGCGGGTGCTGCAGCCGGAGACAAGCCGACGCTCATCGTGCCCAGCCCTGCCGGGCAGGTATTCGACCAGCGCATCGCCGAGGATCTCGCCGCCCGCGACCACCTCGTCTTCGCCTGCGGACGCTACGAAGGTATCGACCAGCGCGTCATCGATTGGGCCGGGGAGCACTTCGACCTGCTGCCCATGAGCATCGGCGACTACGTCCTCAACGGCGGTGAAGTCGCCTCGATGGTGATGATCGAAGCGGTCAGCCGCCTCATCCCCGGCGTCATCGGAAACCCCGAGTCGCTGACCGAGGAAAGCCACGAAGACGGACTGCTCGAATACCCGATCTATACGAAGCCGGCGAACTGGCGCGGACGCGAAGTGCCCGAGATCCTGCTCAGCGGCAACCATGCCGCGATCGCCAGGTGGCGACGTGACCGACGTCTCGAACGCACCGCGGATGTCAGACCGGATCTGCTCGAGAAGCTCGATGACCTGAGCAGAGATGACCTGGCGGCGCTCGAGCGGTTTGAGTCTGAGCGCTCAACCGTGACAGAATAG
- the rimM gene encoding ribosome maturation factor RimM (Essential for efficient processing of 16S rRNA), with translation MDTVIARLGKPHGIKGEFTVEVRTDRPEDRLNPGATFATDPDIGLLTLKSARWHRDRLLLAFDEVPDRNRAEEIRNTLILAEADEDEDETDAWYLDDLIGLKVYENDALVGEIVDVTNGTAQDLLHMKHTAGHVVLIPFVTEIVPDVDIASGRVTVTPPAGLFDAE, from the coding sequence ATGGACACGGTGATCGCCCGGCTGGGCAAGCCGCACGGAATCAAGGGCGAGTTCACCGTCGAGGTGCGCACCGACCGACCCGAGGACCGGCTCAATCCAGGGGCGACCTTCGCCACGGATCCCGATATAGGACTGCTGACGCTGAAGTCGGCGAGGTGGCACCGCGATCGCCTGCTCCTGGCCTTCGATGAGGTCCCCGACCGCAACCGCGCCGAGGAGATCCGCAACACCCTCATCCTCGCCGAGGCGGATGAGGACGAAGACGAAACCGACGCCTGGTACCTCGACGACCTCATCGGCCTCAAGGTCTACGAGAACGACGCCCTCGTCGGCGAGATCGTCGACGTCACGAACGGCACCGCCCAGGATCTGCTCCACATGAAGCACACCGCCGGACACGTTGTGCTCATCCCCTTCGTCACCGAGATCGTGCCCGACGTCGACATCGCCTCAGGACGCGTCACCGTCACCCCGCCCGCCGGCCTCTTCGACGCCGAATGA
- a CDS encoding RNA-binding protein: MLPDSLEHLVRGIVDHPDDVSVRSRSSQRGTTLEVRVHPEDLGRVIGRAGRTAKALRTVMNSLAGRESVRVDLIEA, translated from the coding sequence ATGTTGCCTGATTCGCTCGAACATCTGGTCCGCGGAATCGTCGATCATCCCGACGACGTCTCCGTTCGTTCGCGTTCTTCGCAGCGCGGCACGACCCTCGAGGTCCGGGTTCACCCCGAAGACCTCGGCCGGGTCATCGGCCGTGCAGGCAGGACCGCCAAGGCCCTGCGCACCGTGATGAACTCGCTGGCCGGCCGTGAGTCGGTGCGAGTGGACCTCATCGAGGCGTAA
- the rpsP gene encoding 30S ribosomal protein S16 — protein sequence MAVKIRLTRMGKIRAPFYRVVVADSKTRRDGKAIEQIGIYHPTREPSVIEIDSERAQYWLGVGAQPSDQVKALLKLTGDWQKFKGEGEAVNTVKPQPEKEAYVAPNAESVIKEAITQKGGKSAEAAEAPAEAAPEAAEESAEA from the coding sequence GTGGCAGTCAAAATTCGTCTGACCCGCATGGGCAAGATCCGTGCACCCTTCTACCGTGTCGTCGTCGCTGACTCGAAGACTCGTCGTGACGGTAAGGCCATCGAACAGATCGGCATCTACCACCCGACCCGTGAGCCTTCGGTCATCGAGATCGATTCCGAGCGCGCGCAGTACTGGCTCGGCGTCGGCGCACAGCCGAGCGACCAGGTCAAGGCTCTGCTCAAGCTCACCGGCGACTGGCAGAAGTTCAAGGGCGAAGGTGAAGCGGTCAACACCGTGAAGCCGCAGCCTGAGAAGGAAGCCTACGTGGCCCCGAACGCCGAATCGGTGATCAAGGAAGCCATCACGCAGAAGGGCGGCAAGTCCGCTGAAGCTGCCGAGGCGCCGGCCGAGGCGGCACCTGAGGCCGCTGAAGAAAGCGCTGAAGCCTGA
- the ffh gene encoding signal recognition particle protein: protein MFNSLSDRLTATFKNLRGKGRLSEADVDATIREIRRALLDADVALPVVRAFTGRIRERALSEEVSGALNPGQQVVKIVNDELVGILGGQTRRLNFAKRPPTVIMLAGLQGAGKTTLAGKLAHWLKSEGHRPMLVAADLQRPNAVNQLQIVGERAGAVVYAPEPGNGVGDPIQVATDSIEVAKSKLHDVVIVDTAGRLGIDEELMQQAADIRSAVNPDEVLFVIDAMIGQDAVKTAEAFLDGVDFTGVVLSKLDGDSRGGAALSVAEVTGKPIMFASTGESMKDFEQFHPDRMADRILDMGDIMTLIEQAEKNFDEKETEKLKKKVESGEDFDLNDFLTQMAGLKKMGSMKKMLGMMPGMSQYKEQLANFDEREVDRVEAIVRSMTPQERSNPKILNGSRRARIAKGAGTTVTAVNQLMERFTQAQKMMRSMTRGGGMPGMPGGGGMPQMPGMGGMPGAAGGKKKKPAGKKKGRKGGQSGNPAKRAQEAQALADKKAGKTQDPVGSAFGGVDLGGDEEFDPANLPKGFGGIFPGGKK, encoded by the coding sequence GTGTTTAACTCTCTGTCCGACAGGCTCACCGCGACTTTCAAGAATCTGCGCGGGAAGGGCCGGCTGTCCGAAGCCGATGTCGATGCCACCATCCGTGAGATCAGACGTGCCCTGCTCGACGCCGACGTCGCTCTGCCTGTCGTGCGTGCCTTCACCGGCCGGATCCGTGAACGCGCCCTGTCCGAGGAGGTCTCGGGCGCACTCAATCCCGGCCAGCAGGTCGTCAAGATCGTCAACGACGAACTCGTCGGCATCCTCGGCGGTCAGACCCGTCGACTCAACTTCGCCAAGCGGCCGCCGACGGTCATCATGCTCGCCGGCCTCCAGGGTGCAGGTAAGACCACCCTGGCCGGAAAGCTCGCGCACTGGCTGAAGTCCGAGGGCCACCGGCCGATGCTCGTCGCGGCCGACCTGCAGCGCCCCAATGCCGTCAACCAGCTCCAGATCGTCGGCGAACGTGCCGGTGCCGTGGTCTACGCCCCGGAACCGGGCAACGGCGTCGGCGATCCGATCCAGGTCGCCACCGACTCGATCGAGGTCGCGAAGTCCAAACTCCACGACGTCGTCATCGTCGATACGGCCGGTCGCCTCGGCATCGACGAGGAGCTCATGCAGCAGGCCGCGGACATCCGCAGCGCGGTCAACCCCGACGAAGTCCTCTTCGTGATCGACGCGATGATCGGTCAGGACGCGGTGAAGACCGCCGAGGCGTTCCTCGACGGCGTCGATTTCACCGGTGTCGTGCTCTCGAAGCTCGACGGTGACTCCCGCGGTGGTGCCGCGTTGTCCGTCGCCGAGGTGACCGGAAAGCCGATCATGTTCGCCTCCACGGGCGAATCGATGAAGGACTTCGAGCAGTTCCATCCGGACCGGATGGCCGACCGGATCCTCGACATGGGCGACATCATGACGCTCATCGAGCAGGCCGAGAAGAACTTCGACGAAAAAGAGACCGAGAAGCTCAAGAAGAAGGTCGAATCCGGCGAGGACTTCGACCTCAACGACTTCCTCACGCAGATGGCGGGCCTGAAGAAGATGGGCTCGATGAAGAAGATGCTGGGCATGATGCCCGGCATGAGCCAGTACAAGGAGCAGCTGGCGAACTTCGACGAGCGTGAGGTCGACCGGGTCGAAGCGATTGTGAGATCGATGACACCCCAGGAGCGCTCCAACCCGAAGATCCTCAACGGCTCTCGCCGTGCCCGCATCGCCAAGGGCGCCGGCACCACGGTCACCGCGGTCAACCAGCTCATGGAGCGCTTCACCCAAGCGCAGAAGATGATGCGGTCGATGACCCGCGGTGGCGGAATGCCCGGAATGCCCGGTGGCGGAGGTATGCCGCAGATGCCCGGGATGGGCGGAATGCCTGGTGCCGCCGGTGGTAAGAAGAAGAAACCCGCAGGGAAGAAGAAGGGCCGCAAGGGCGGTCAGTCGGGCAACCCGGCCAAACGTGCGCAGGAGGCGCAGGCGCTGGCGGACAAGAAGGCGGGCAAGACCCAGGACCCGGTCGGCTCGGCCTTCGGCGGAGTCGATCTGGGCGGGGACGAGGAATTCGATCCGGCGAACCTGCCCAAGGGCTTCGGCGGAATCTTCCCAGGTGGCAAGAAGTAG
- a CDS encoding ammonium transporter, with protein sequence MELDAVNVWMMVAAGLVLLMTPGVAFFYGGMTRITSAINMMMMVFSAMAVGGLVWVLFGYGLSSGDSIAGIVGNPLSELGLTGSVANDPASLISIGYGSTFAMIAIALIAGAVADRAKFSTWLVFSAAWVTLVYCPLAFMVWGDGLLSESGAIGSLFGPAIDFAGGTVVHINAGISALVLVVVMGRRARFSTPHKPHNIPITVLGAALLWFGWFGFNGGAATTIEQGGLIWINTLAAPAAGMITWIMIERLRASRPSSIGSVSGAIAGLVAITPACANVDPYAAILIGIAAGAGAIFAVEAKNRLRYDDALDVVAVHLVAGIIGTVMIGFFAFPNEDGPAGLFYGGGLELLVAQVLACLVAIVFAGVVTLAISLVLRSTMGLRIDPREELEGIDTFEHAEQAYSFR encoded by the coding sequence ATGGAACTCGATGCAGTGAATGTATGGATGATGGTCGCCGCGGGGTTGGTGCTGCTCATGACCCCCGGGGTGGCGTTCTTCTACGGAGGAATGACGCGGATCACCTCGGCGATCAATATGATGATGATGGTCTTCTCCGCGATGGCCGTCGGTGGACTCGTCTGGGTCCTCTTCGGCTACGGACTGAGCTCCGGTGACTCGATCGCCGGAATCGTCGGCAACCCGCTGTCCGAACTCGGACTCACCGGCTCGGTCGCGAACGACCCGGCCTCGCTGATCTCCATCGGCTACGGTTCGACGTTCGCGATGATCGCGATCGCCCTCATCGCCGGCGCGGTCGCCGACCGGGCGAAGTTCTCCACCTGGCTGGTCTTCTCCGCCGCGTGGGTGACCCTCGTGTACTGCCCCCTGGCGTTCATGGTCTGGGGAGACGGACTGCTCAGCGAATCCGGCGCGATCGGCAGTCTGTTCGGGCCGGCCATCGACTTCGCCGGAGGCACGGTCGTCCACATCAATGCCGGCATCTCCGCCCTGGTGCTCGTCGTCGTCATGGGTCGTCGCGCCCGCTTCTCGACCCCGCACAAGCCGCACAACATCCCGATCACCGTGCTCGGGGCTGCGCTGCTGTGGTTCGGCTGGTTCGGGTTCAACGGCGGTGCCGCCACCACCATCGAACAGGGCGGACTCATCTGGATCAACACGTTGGCAGCACCTGCCGCCGGCATGATCACCTGGATCATGATCGAACGCCTGCGGGCCTCGCGACCGAGCAGCATCGGCAGCGTCTCGGGAGCTATCGCCGGCCTCGTCGCGATCACCCCGGCGTGTGCGAACGTCGATCCCTATGCGGCCATCCTCATCGGAATCGCGGCAGGCGCCGGTGCGATCTTCGCGGTCGAAGCGAAGAACCGTCTGCGCTATGACGATGCGCTCGATGTCGTGGCCGTCCACCTCGTCGCCGGAATCATCGGCACCGTGATGATCGGGTTCTTCGCCTTCCCGAACGAAGACGGACCGGCCGGCCTCTTCTACGGAGGCGGACTCGAACTCCTCGTTGCACAGGTGCTCGCCTGTCTCGTGGCCATCGTCTTCGCCGGTGTCGTCACGCTCGCGATCTCCCTGGTCCTGCGCTCGACGATGGGGCTGCGGATCGACCCGCGGGAGGAACTCGAGGGAATCGACACCTTCGAACACGCCGAGCAGGCCTACTCGTTCCGGTGA